In Bacteroides coprosuis DSM 18011, the following are encoded in one genomic region:
- a CDS encoding hypothetical protein (KEGG: pgn:PGN_0289 hypothetical protein~SPTR: Putative uncharacterized protein;~IMG reference gene:2504107420), with amino-acid sequence MGKMMKCGMNLGLVLIIGLLTSCQSDLLPTLGTSESVVGQSDANLSYLLFTRSAWNEQVVDEEFLVKELEVFLFDHDTHKLVKRKTLTLKDPVVHTPLETNEWIAVVPGMYDFYFLANPSSVVKNKLSKITTREQLKELEVKEGQWNNSDIPNKGLLMTHIQEGVYIPKGGTKTHPHSFELLKNARPVELERAVAKISLILKGEGFKDIQGLSGSYKKIEGVQIRNTTTSIFPFFPAKLSASKKSQLSLEGIVDGGEEFQIKTLNYLPEYFSGANEWKENSETVPYIYIRLADDQEYQLPIVSNYENSWKGVGIKYLEFARGEKLGLNGEKPEYNLERNKHYVHRIKLNKNDIDLELNILPWNYVEYQSDNYAEVKYEVPTLVIDDIDFYEDHVIRIHKGEKTPPIHFWLQSPQTAKWKATLTNGHNFQFVGADTGYAEADPIQGKKAITLTTRAVSSVLINQSTELYFTVDGKEVPLKVKLKSGREITLYGKNNRLKVQLI; translated from the coding sequence ATGGGTAAAATGATGAAATGTGGGATGAACTTGGGTTTGGTACTAATCATAGGCTTGCTTACTTCATGTCAGTCCGACTTGCTACCAACGCTAGGTACAAGCGAATCAGTGGTGGGGCAATCAGACGCCAACTTGAGCTACCTTCTATTTACACGCTCTGCATGGAATGAGCAAGTAGTAGATGAAGAGTTCTTAGTGAAAGAACTAGAAGTATTTCTTTTTGATCACGATACGCATAAACTTGTCAAACGCAAAACGTTGACATTGAAAGACCCTGTGGTACATACCCCACTAGAAACCAATGAATGGATAGCAGTAGTACCAGGAATGTATGATTTCTATTTTTTAGCTAATCCATCATCTGTAGTAAAAAATAAATTAAGTAAGATTACTACTCGTGAGCAGCTCAAGGAGCTTGAAGTAAAAGAGGGACAATGGAACAATTCGGACATTCCCAATAAAGGCTTGTTGATGACTCACATTCAAGAAGGTGTTTACATTCCCAAAGGAGGAACAAAGACACATCCTCATTCATTTGAATTACTAAAAAATGCTCGCCCTGTGGAGCTAGAACGTGCCGTAGCTAAAATAAGCTTGATATTAAAGGGAGAAGGTTTTAAAGATATTCAAGGGTTATCTGGTTCATATAAAAAGATAGAAGGGGTACAGATACGAAATACCACAACTTCCATCTTTCCCTTTTTCCCAGCAAAGCTATCGGCTAGTAAGAAGAGTCAGTTAAGCCTTGAAGGAATAGTTGACGGTGGAGAAGAATTTCAAATCAAGACCTTGAATTATTTACCCGAATATTTTTCGGGTGCTAATGAATGGAAAGAAAATTCAGAAACCGTCCCTTATATTTATATTCGTTTGGCTGATGATCAAGAGTATCAGCTACCCATTGTTTCCAATTACGAGAATAGTTGGAAAGGAGTAGGTATCAAATATCTTGAGTTTGCCCGAGGAGAAAAATTGGGTTTAAATGGCGAAAAGCCCGAATATAACCTAGAAAGAAACAAACACTATGTTCATCGAATTAAGCTCAACAAAAATGATATTGATTTAGAGTTAAATATACTTCCTTGGAACTACGTAGAATATCAGTCCGACAACTATGCAGAAGTAAAATATGAAGTACCTACTCTCGTAATTGATGATATAGACTTCTATGAAGACCATGTGATACGTATTCATAAAGGAGAAAAAACTCCTCCTATACATTTTTGGCTCCAGAGTCCACAAACGGCAAAGTGGAAAGCAACACTTACCAATGGACACAATTTTCAGTTTGTAGGAGCCGATACTGGTTATGCAGAAGCTGATCCCATTCAAGGAAAGAAAGCCATAACCCTTACTACGAGGGCAGTATCGAGTGTGCTAATTAATCAATCTACTGAATTGTACTTTACTGTCGATGGTAAAGAAGTTCCATTAAAAGTGAAATTGAAAAGTGGAAGAGAAATAACACTTTATGGAAAGAATAATCGACTTAAAGTTCAACTGATATAA
- a CDS encoding Mfa1 fimbrilin (KEGG: pgn:PGN_0287 Mfa1 fimbrilin~SPTR: Pg-II fimbriae c;~IMG reference gene:2504107422), whose translation MKKLRIQTVILSAGISISVPGAASTRASLKHVWSGRDKIESVHVFLVNNEKVDYTRFDTSSFKIKEGILTFNKAVVATAGDIKAYVVLNATKDLAKKLIKSNAANFDDKFEEEIKKLASEISKSDKGEDLILMTNAKVSSLTIAPKVSQDKAISGVGNQIQVEVERVVARAIMTQSAAIASKIDVKNSKGDSVSQIEVTKLTYAVGLSNNSFFGMKKSSNLETPNYTYIPVNTPWNTEVVKIYDFSGLKQFTEVSKIESSVADKDSIKKALEEEAVSKFVLPVTHGEADYRKGNTTYFEVRAKFKPSAALADTEAKYTEGSDLFLGMTDGKFYADEKAAINAVKGGQKVRAYREGVMKYVLWLNPNVTPGSEVDQTKTKTSPTVRNQVYHVHITGFKEIGLPYNPLDPNEPTKPGTEDPGNPIDPTDPLELDKTYLSVKISVLDWGLNSYNMDLGNDY comes from the coding sequence ATGAAAAAACTCAGAATTCAAACAGTAATACTTAGTGCTGGAATATCCATTTCGGTACCTGGTGCAGCCTCTACAAGAGCATCTTTGAAGCATGTATGGAGTGGTAGAGATAAAATTGAATCGGTACATGTATTCCTTGTAAACAATGAAAAGGTAGATTACACTCGTTTTGACACCTCTAGTTTTAAAATTAAAGAGGGTATTTTGACTTTCAATAAAGCCGTTGTAGCTACTGCTGGTGATATTAAAGCTTACGTTGTACTGAATGCTACAAAAGATTTGGCAAAAAAACTAATAAAGAGTAATGCAGCTAACTTTGATGATAAGTTTGAAGAAGAAATCAAGAAATTGGCTTCTGAAATATCCAAATCTGACAAAGGTGAAGACCTAATTCTTATGACCAATGCTAAAGTATCTTCATTAACGATTGCGCCTAAAGTATCACAAGATAAAGCAATCAGTGGAGTAGGTAACCAAATTCAAGTAGAGGTAGAGCGTGTTGTGGCTCGTGCTATAATGACACAAAGCGCTGCTATAGCATCTAAAATTGATGTAAAGAACAGTAAAGGAGACTCGGTAAGTCAGATAGAAGTAACAAAGCTTACTTATGCTGTAGGGCTAAGTAACAACAGCTTTTTCGGAATGAAAAAGTCGTCGAATCTAGAAACTCCTAACTACACTTACATTCCTGTTAATACTCCTTGGAATACAGAAGTAGTGAAGATATATGATTTTTCTGGACTTAAACAATTTACAGAAGTTTCAAAAATAGAGTCGAGTGTTGCAGACAAAGACAGCATTAAAAAGGCTTTAGAAGAAGAAGCAGTAAGTAAGTTTGTACTTCCTGTAACTCACGGAGAGGCTGATTATAGAAAAGGAAATACTACTTACTTTGAGGTAAGAGCTAAGTTTAAACCTAGTGCTGCTTTAGCTGATACAGAGGCAAAATACACTGAAGGTTCAGACTTGTTCTTAGGTATGACTGATGGTAAGTTCTATGCGGATGAAAAAGCTGCTATTAATGCAGTTAAAGGTGGACAAAAAGTAAGAGCATACCGTGAAGGTGTAATGAAGTATGTACTTTGGTTGAACCCTAATGTTACTCCTGGTAGCGAGGTAGATCAAACGAAAACAAAAACATCTCCAACCGTTCGCAACCAAGTGTATCACGTACATATCACAGGTTTCAAAGAAATCGGTTTACCTTATAATCCACTCGATCCTAATGAGCCTACTAAGCCAGGGACAGAAGATCCAGGAAATCCTATTGATCCAACAGATCCACTAGAACTAGATAAAACTTATTTATCAGTGAAGATTTCTGTTCTTGATTGGGGCTTAAATTCTTATAACATGGATTTAGGAAACGATTACTAA
- a CDS encoding hypothetical protein (KEGG: hoh:Hoch_4324 binding-protein-dependent transport systems inner membrane component~SPTR: ThiW protein;~IMG reference gene:2504107427) produces MTNFIVALLIMAVGIIVSMYGSSLNSNLLNVDYIFVAPFFYYLVIGVFPRLQNKNLMTSLGGILMCIVIYAFINYWGDMEIITPILITAVVSTLITYVLLRLIYKRE; encoded by the coding sequence ATGACAAATTTTATTGTAGCATTATTGATTATGGCAGTGGGCATCATCGTTAGTATGTATGGTTCCTCCCTCAATAGTAATCTTTTAAATGTAGATTATATTTTTGTAGCTCCTTTCTTTTATTACCTAGTAATAGGAGTATTTCCTCGCTTACAAAATAAAAACTTAATGACTAGTTTGGGCGGTATATTAATGTGTATCGTGATATATGCTTTTATTAATTATTGGGGAGATATGGAGATTATTACTCCTATTTTAATCACTGCTGTTGTGAGTACACTGATAACCTATGTGTTATTACGTTTAATTTATAAAAGAGAATAG
- a CDS encoding hypothetical protein (IMG reference gene:2504107423), which produces MTSKLFNISTSHFYIHILSISIYIWDGKGITCLLYPQQGFFLFAAANLKSIFFYTVYKMCQSVYKEYPFG; this is translated from the coding sequence ATGACAAGTAAATTATTTAATATTTCAACTTCTCATTTTTACATTCATATTTTAAGTATAAGTATTTATATATGGGATGGCAAGGGTATAACTTGCCTTTTATATCCACAACAAGGGTTTTTTCTCTTTGCGGCTGCAAATTTAAAAAGTATTTTCTTTTATACTGTTTACAAAATGTGTCAATCTGTTTACAAAGAGTACCCCTTTGGGTAG
- a CDS encoding Helix-turn-helix, AraC domain protein (COGs: COG2207 AraC-type DNA-binding domain-containing protein~InterPro IPR018060~KEGG: bth:BT_2889 AraC family transcription regulator~SMART: Helix-turn-helix, AraC type, DNA binding domain~SPTR: Putative uncharacterized protein;~IMG reference gene:2504107424), which produces MTQTQGLNKVLGCSKCNGLANAENYGFKIYHYPEGHKVKVDNQLTNNLNFVTKGKAIIHYNQTFTIDIAAEEMVLIPEGSDIVVEMLEPTSVVLMRFDTYTSTCRQLNGEDYSEYVPLDGYKLYPTPILAPLQQFLNLLIEVMTKGIDCIHYHDCKRKEFFFYLKGYYSKEQIVKLMYPLLSKEFKFKDFVYKNYHHVNNVIDLIKLSDMGRSQFFERFKEEFGVTAKQWMIRKKSEAILLRLSEPEASIKEIMFDFGFNSASQFNRFCKQYLGDNPSSLVHKNS; this is translated from the coding sequence ATGACTCAAACACAAGGTCTAAACAAGGTACTAGGCTGTAGTAAATGCAATGGCTTAGCAAATGCCGAGAACTATGGTTTCAAAATTTACCACTACCCTGAAGGGCATAAAGTGAAGGTGGATAACCAACTAACGAACAACTTGAATTTTGTAACAAAAGGCAAAGCAATAATTCATTATAATCAAACATTTACCATAGATATTGCTGCGGAAGAGATGGTTCTTATCCCCGAAGGATCTGATATTGTTGTAGAAATGCTCGAACCTACATCTGTCGTCCTTATGAGATTTGATACCTATACCTCAACTTGTAGGCAACTCAATGGGGAAGATTATTCTGAATATGTTCCACTTGATGGTTACAAATTATACCCTACACCTATTTTAGCTCCTTTGCAACAGTTTTTAAATTTGCTTATTGAGGTAATGACCAAGGGTATAGACTGCATACATTATCACGATTGCAAAAGAAAAGAGTTCTTTTTCTACTTAAAAGGGTATTACTCCAAAGAGCAGATTGTTAAACTAATGTATCCCTTACTCAGTAAAGAGTTTAAGTTTAAAGACTTCGTTTATAAGAATTATCATCATGTAAATAATGTGATCGATTTAATTAAGCTCTCAGATATGGGTAGAAGTCAGTTCTTTGAACGCTTTAAAGAAGAATTTGGTGTTACTGCTAAGCAGTGGATGATTCGAAAAAAATCTGAAGCTATTCTTCTTCGATTGTCCGAACCCGAAGCTAGTATCAAAGAAATTATGTTTGATTTTGGCTTTAATTCTGCATCTCAGTTTAATCGGTTTTGCAAACAATATCTAGGTGATAATCCTAGCAGTTTAGTACATAAAAACTCTTAG
- a CDS encoding protein of unknown function DUF1812 (InterPro IPR014941~KEGG: pgn:PGN_0288 hypothetical protein~PFAM: Protein of unknown function DUF1812~SPTR: Putative lipoprotein;~IMG reference gene:2504107421~PFAM: Protein of unknown function (DUF1812)): protein MKSIHRILQVFSLLIFISLTSCDAFIYDNLEDCETGVSLRFYHTHACSSLKTPFTELKDLRILTFDDQDNLIKQIKREEWTQTEENGLTLVLPQGTYKIKVWSGVDKSYTESVVQKTTDAYLSLSQKENQVQVTELEPLYIGESETFETPRAKGEGSVFKEIAIPMVEKTNRIKVLLTLDESVEEDINNFEVIIRSANGLQNGDGSLPTHQPQLTYQKNYSVEKNESQSYFHVLDLKMGQQNELIIRNKRSNEIIYQGDLLGSILMKNYNINIDCENDFELKFKLSDRCKDCYTFYCSAIWVNDWLIHSYDTELGID from the coding sequence ATGAAATCAATTCATAGAATACTTCAAGTATTCTCTCTTCTGATTTTTATAAGCCTAACTAGTTGTGATGCCTTTATTTATGATAATCTAGAAGATTGCGAAACAGGTGTATCACTTCGTTTCTATCATACCCATGCGTGTTCATCGCTAAAAACTCCTTTTACGGAGCTAAAAGATTTACGCATTCTCACTTTTGACGATCAAGATAATCTTATCAAGCAGATAAAAAGAGAAGAGTGGACGCAAACAGAAGAGAATGGACTTACTCTAGTTTTACCTCAAGGAACTTATAAAATAAAAGTATGGAGTGGGGTAGATAAGAGCTATACAGAGTCTGTCGTACAAAAAACAACAGATGCTTATCTGTCACTTTCTCAAAAAGAAAATCAAGTACAAGTTACAGAATTAGAACCTCTATATATCGGTGAAAGTGAAACTTTTGAAACACCCCGTGCTAAAGGTGAAGGTTCTGTATTTAAAGAGATTGCGATTCCTATGGTTGAAAAGACCAATCGCATAAAGGTGCTACTCACACTAGATGAATCAGTAGAAGAGGATATCAATAACTTTGAAGTTATCATACGCTCAGCTAATGGGCTACAGAATGGAGATGGTAGTTTGCCTACTCATCAGCCACAACTTACCTATCAAAAGAATTATAGTGTAGAGAAGAATGAATCTCAAAGCTATTTTCACGTCTTAGATTTAAAGATGGGGCAGCAAAATGAGTTGATCATTCGTAATAAACGAAGTAATGAAATCATCTACCAAGGTGATCTTTTGGGAAGCATATTAATGAAAAACTACAATATAAATATCGATTGTGAAAACGATTTTGAACTCAAGTTTAAACTAAGTGATAGATGCAAAGATTGTTATACTTTCTATTGTTCGGCTATCTGGGTAAACGATTGGTTAATTCACAGTTACGATACAGAGTTAGGAATAGATTAA
- a CDS encoding hypothetical protein (KEGG: pto:PTO0138 transporter~SPTR: Putative uncharacterized protein;~IMG reference gene:2504107425), producing the protein MIYRFSSTPSKVYRVTTGTLTILALFLLGLMVLSVFKEYYIPVGIYSFLFLAVVALRLYIFSSKINEVAVTAQEVIISTQFSEIVIPLSAIADVYAADVISESTLQVMGANMVVGNLPRYFNSNLKNHRFYINNNSNLVCMHTQYYTYQFSCDNPLQLVQRIEENRSLK; encoded by the coding sequence ATGATTTACAGGTTTAGCTCAACTCCTAGTAAGGTGTACAGAGTAACTACAGGTACACTGACGATTTTAGCCCTCTTTCTGTTGGGTCTAATGGTTTTGAGCGTTTTCAAGGAATATTATATACCTGTGGGTATCTATTCTTTCTTATTCCTTGCAGTAGTTGCATTAAGATTGTACATCTTTAGTTCAAAGATAAATGAAGTGGCTGTTACAGCCCAAGAAGTAATAATAAGCACACAGTTCTCCGAAATTGTGATTCCCCTATCGGCCATTGCCGATGTTTATGCCGCAGATGTAATTAGCGAATCTACTTTGCAGGTTATGGGTGCCAATATGGTTGTAGGGAATTTGCCTCGTTACTTCAACTCCAATCTGAAGAATCATCGCTTCTATATAAATAATAACAGTAATTTGGTATGTATGCATACCCAATACTACACCTATCAATTTAGTTGCGACAACCCTCTTCAACTAGTTCAAAGGATTGAAGAGAATCGTTCTTTGAAGTAG
- a CDS encoding hypothetical protein (KEGG: dfe:Dfer_4948 ASPIC/UnbV domain protein~SPTR: Putative uncharacterized protein;~IMG reference gene:2504107426) — MDNVQLINQAVNLFFQRNPAIDVAIPKDLMPLCIELGLFGSEEQTGWPLRNVLTDIDQEGNLKLIPSMKPVRKPKNTYWFFVRKNKE; from the coding sequence ATGGATAATGTTCAATTAATCAATCAAGCAGTAAACTTATTCTTCCAGCGTAATCCTGCTATAGATGTAGCGATTCCAAAGGATTTAATGCCATTATGCATTGAATTGGGATTATTTGGAAGTGAAGAACAAACAGGCTGGCCATTGCGCAATGTGTTGACGGATATAGATCAAGAGGGGAATCTTAAACTTATCCCTAGCATGAAGCCTGTACGTAAACCAAAGAACACTTATTGGTTCTTTGTTAGAAAAAATAAGGAATAA
- a CDS encoding hypothetical protein (KEGG: pgi:PG2135 putative lipoprotein~SPTR: Lipoprotein, putative;~IMG reference gene:2504107419), with protein MKRNKLTYIWFFFMIILLPLFSGCTSDTEDGEGEMDAGTIYLTLSTPSSEGIATITRGSISEGTKPGEDHLNENTIHSIEVFFFDSEGKLIWKPETSSLSLKGNTKLEISVPSMRLRKELSDAVVQIYVLVNHSAGEINQLDELKQHVIENASFLEKSVPQQFVMLGNLSKQLHFVGKENVLGNISLVRLASKIESKYPTFPTQGIKGYNALGEEFFYLPVDENAVEVRLHNIYTKSHLDISSYLTMDNEPKDVKNFRVIPPKGTAVFYSYSGEWKEESKQTYLEYRIQLKRSDSGEVDTYYYAIPIAGDSSVNPKGYNKVNANHHYFINPVIGQLGSTIEKSPIWLNSQFIIQDWSIKELSTSIVQAHYFMLKEHEVYMANTDQYKVQFVASSKVRTAKIKEVWYYAWRQKEAGKKDLESYKEYINSYSYEYPRFTINNNTTPKNIEISSPIPRNFSPRYITVVFEDEYGFQEELTIKQYPARYITGRRSEESQKFKGVYYTHDYNDDAGTNSQNNFNLFAITTLAGGEEFNGKKYKTGDPTYIKDGKVYTYEDKEHNQLISPNFVVASQRSIYNRVMYNRSYNYYGQTIMSARERCATYGEGGYEPGTWRLPTEAEIEYLNALQNDYYSPIKDLFRGPNYWSGASYRYHIFMAINEYDGYEGAFGDYRTPNADFSNDSYSIYYGRGVVWDRSNYSIPNYLGFADPAYISGSYSSHYYYSAYVRCVRDI; from the coding sequence ATGAAAAGAAATAAACTAACATACATCTGGTTTTTCTTCATGATCATCCTCCTACCTCTATTCAGTGGATGTACTTCTGATACAGAGGACGGTGAGGGTGAAATGGATGCGGGAACAATCTACTTAACATTATCTACCCCCTCCTCAGAGGGCATTGCTACTATTACGAGAGGGAGTATATCTGAAGGAACCAAACCTGGAGAAGATCATCTGAATGAAAATACAATTCACTCTATTGAAGTGTTTTTCTTTGATTCAGAGGGAAAACTGATATGGAAACCCGAAACTTCTTCTTTATCTCTCAAGGGTAATACCAAACTAGAAATATCGGTACCCTCTATGCGGTTACGTAAAGAGCTGAGTGATGCGGTTGTGCAGATTTATGTACTAGTCAATCATTCTGCGGGAGAGATTAATCAGTTGGATGAGCTGAAACAACATGTAATTGAAAATGCCTCTTTCCTTGAAAAAAGTGTGCCTCAGCAGTTTGTAATGCTTGGTAACCTATCCAAACAACTTCATTTTGTAGGGAAAGAGAATGTACTTGGTAATATCTCATTAGTCAGATTGGCCTCGAAGATAGAAAGTAAGTACCCCACATTTCCTACACAAGGAATAAAAGGATACAATGCACTAGGAGAAGAGTTCTTCTACCTTCCTGTAGATGAGAATGCCGTAGAGGTAAGGTTACACAATATTTATACCAAGTCGCATCTAGATATCTCCTCGTATCTGACAATGGATAATGAACCCAAGGATGTGAAAAACTTTCGGGTTATTCCTCCAAAGGGAACAGCTGTTTTCTATTCTTATTCGGGAGAGTGGAAAGAAGAAAGCAAGCAGACTTATTTAGAATATCGTATCCAGTTAAAGCGATCGGATAGTGGCGAGGTGGATACTTACTATTATGCCATTCCTATTGCAGGAGATTCATCGGTCAATCCCAAAGGATATAATAAGGTGAATGCGAATCATCATTATTTTATCAATCCTGTAATCGGACAGCTAGGTAGCACAATCGAGAAATCTCCTATATGGCTTAACTCGCAATTTATCATACAAGATTGGTCAATAAAGGAGTTGAGCACTTCTATTGTACAAGCACACTATTTTATGTTGAAGGAGCATGAGGTGTATATGGCAAATACCGACCAATATAAGGTGCAGTTTGTAGCCTCATCAAAAGTAAGAACGGCAAAAATAAAAGAGGTATGGTACTATGCTTGGAGACAAAAAGAAGCAGGTAAAAAAGATTTAGAGTCTTATAAAGAATATATCAATTCTTATAGTTATGAATATCCTCGATTTACAATAAACAACAATACAACGCCCAAAAACATCGAGATATCCTCACCGATACCTCGTAACTTCTCTCCCAGATACATAACAGTAGTATTTGAAGATGAATATGGGTTTCAGGAAGAACTGACTATTAAACAATATCCTGCCCGTTATATTACAGGAAGAAGATCGGAAGAGTCTCAGAAGTTTAAAGGTGTTTATTATACCCATGATTATAATGATGATGCAGGTACAAATAGTCAAAACAACTTTAATCTATTTGCGATAACAACGCTTGCTGGAGGAGAAGAGTTTAATGGTAAAAAATACAAGACAGGAGATCCTACTTATATAAAAGATGGGAAAGTATATACCTATGAAGACAAAGAACACAATCAGCTTATTTCACCCAATTTTGTTGTAGCCTCTCAACGAAGTATTTACAACCGTGTAATGTATAACCGTAGCTATAATTACTACGGACAAACTATCATGTCGGCACGAGAACGCTGTGCTACTTATGGTGAGGGTGGTTATGAACCAGGAACTTGGCGATTGCCTACCGAAGCAGAAATAGAATACCTAAATGCACTCCAAAATGATTATTATTCCCCTATAAAAGATTTGTTTAGAGGACCTAATTATTGGAGTGGTGCTAGTTATCGTTATCATATTTTTATGGCTATCAATGAGTATGATGGCTATGAAGGAGCATTTGGCGACTACAGAACTCCCAATGCTGATTTTAGCAATGATAGTTATAGCATATATTATGGCAGAGGTGTGGTTTGGGATAGGTCAAACTATTCAATTCCAAACTATTTAGGGTTTGCAGATCCTGCATATATCAGTGGATCCTATAGTTCACATTATTATTATAGCGCCTATGTAAGGTGTGTAAGAGATATTTAA
- a CDS encoding hypothetical protein (KEGG: sli:Slin_6759 hypothetical protein~SPTR: Putative uncharacterized protein;~IMG reference gene:2504107428) yields the protein MEKKQLTPEEEQAQLQLRIKQLEKELEHANLQKLALNTLIDIAEKSEGIQIRNRKKTKPPKS from the coding sequence ATGGAAAAGAAACAATTGACTCCAGAAGAAGAGCAAGCCCAATTGCAATTAAGGATTAAGCAATTAGAGAAAGAACTAGAACACGCAAATTTGCAAAAGCTTGCCTTGAATACTCTCATAGATATTGCCGAAAAGAGCGAAGGCATACAGATTAGAAATAGAAAAAAGACTAAGCCACCAAAGTCTTAA
- a CDS encoding hypothetical protein (KEGG: bth:BT_0227 hypothetical protein~SPTR: Putative uncharacterized protein;~IMG reference gene:2504107429), with product MKRLFIIFCLCILIPHTIQAINPIQWGVTIGASRSTIKDNPYSSVDPKWGFHGGVKAILPLQGFFYLEGSALFSGKGYKADWYVNNDQPPAGTPSNENGGSELTRTSYYLDIPIHIGYKYPFIHGVSLYASVGPYVGVGLFGKEETHSGTYKESVDLYETGSGDKRFDFGMGFRVGAELGNHFQLGFGYDWGFIKSSVDDDSQNRNLLFSLSYLF from the coding sequence ATGAAAAGACTATTCATTATTTTTTGTTTATGCATACTCATCCCTCATACTATCCAAGCGATAAATCCTATTCAATGGGGTGTTACTATAGGAGCTAGTAGATCTACAATAAAAGATAATCCCTACTCGTCTGTTGACCCTAAGTGGGGCTTTCATGGAGGTGTAAAAGCTATTTTGCCTTTGCAAGGTTTTTTCTATTTGGAAGGTAGTGCCTTGTTTTCTGGCAAAGGTTATAAGGCAGATTGGTATGTGAATAATGATCAACCCCCTGCTGGCACACCATCTAATGAAAATGGAGGCTCTGAATTAACCCGAACTAGCTATTATCTTGATATCCCCATCCATATAGGATACAAATATCCTTTCATACACGGAGTTAGTCTATATGCTAGTGTGGGTCCCTATGTGGGAGTTGGGCTTTTTGGTAAAGAAGAAACCCATTCGGGTACTTATAAGGAATCAGTTGATTTATATGAAACAGGCTCGGGAGATAAGCGTTTCGACTTTGGAATGGGTTTTCGTGTTGGAGCCGAACTAGGCAATCACTTTCAACTTGGCTTTGGCTACGACTGGGGCTTTATAAAGAGTTCTGTTGATGATGATTCTCAAAATAGGAATTTACTCTTTTCTCTCAGTTATCTGTTTTAG